A segment of the Haemorhous mexicanus isolate bHaeMex1 chromosome 3, bHaeMex1.pri, whole genome shotgun sequence genome:
CAGGTGCCATTACCTTTAACCACATTAATAAATGAAATGAATTGGGTGCTTAATGTTAAACATGCAGGTCATCCCTCTAAGCACAACCACAGCTTTATGCATGCATTTACATTCCATTTGTTTTACTGTATTCATTCAGTAGGACTTCAACTCATTAAAAGGTTAAAGAGcacactgctgagctcccaACTGGAGTCAAGATCCAGGCTCGGGACTCACTTAGAAACAAATGTGATATCAACATCTTCCATCCCATTTGTCCATTATAGACAGCTAACAGACAGCTGCTCCTACAGAAAATAATGATTTTCTGTCAAGGAAGTCTCAAAGAATGGCTTGAGTACTCCCTGCACTCAAAAGGACTGCACAATGCCAGCTTACTCTACTTCCATCTCAAGTTATCTTCCTAATGTGGTGTTAAGAAGCACATTATTGAGCACAcatgacaaaagaaaaacattgctATTAGTTCCTCCTAGTGCGAAGATAATGGGATTCCTGTGCTTCAGCTCACATGACACTGGAGCCACTTCAAAGAAAGTGACAATTTTATTGTGGGTCCATTCATCACACTCAGTGGGGTTTTACTGCAGACACCCATGGGGTTTGTATTGGGCTTATCTGACAACATCTCCagaattaatttggttttttttatttcagtgcagcTGTATTCCTTATGGGTTcctagaaaaaaatcagagcattGCCAGCTAAGTCTTCTTTTAGCATCTTTATCACATGACAGAGATTCAAGTCTACATTGCTACTGAGGTTGATTGTTGATTATCTTGTATTAGACAATCCAGTCAGGTAAGTAATGATGTGACTCtcacctaaaaataaaaagatacaAAGTAATATTTGTATAGTACAGATTTTTacctaaaatgtattttgaaatattgtTTCTATTTATAGTGGAATCAAATGCTGACCAAATTTATGGGTTCATGTTCATCAATTAATGTGCCAATAATCACTACTCTACCAAGCATGACAAAAAGGTTTGAAAGATCTATCTCCATTTAGAAACTATGAGTTGTTGAGTTTTTCTATGgagtttttaaacatttctatttAAAGAGATCCTGCTAAATACAAACACAACTACTTTTTGAGGTACATTCAACAGCAGATTTTCAATAGgcaattcacattttaaaataaattattgaaataTTACTGATATTAAACATGCTGAACTAATTTGGTCATTTCACAGTATTGTAGGAGCACTAGAATTGCATTTGGATGATAATTAAGTTCCATATGTAGTGAAAAACAATTCGCTGTGACCAAAACACTGCATTTTGGTGAAGCTCAGTCACCATGCTGAGAACCACAGTACTTTATTGCACATCACACACCACTAAGAGACATTATTGCTTTTAGTTCATTTGACTTACACAAACCTCAGCATTCTCTTtatgcagcagagcagcagattgCATTAAAAACGTTTGGAAACCCAGTCTGAGTGCTACCGATACAGCACCTTTACAGTACTCCATAAGACAGATATTTAAATAACTGCCTGAACTAGAAGCTGCAGTAAATAACATGCACTTATTGGAACACTTTTCGCTTTCTTTTAGTAGATGCAGGGTGGGTTCCCTTTACAAAGGGTGTTCTGATGTCTTCCAACAGTTACTTTAACCGTATCATTAACACAATCATTGAGGCACCTCTTAGAGACACAGGAGCTCAatccataaataaaataaacaccaATTTCCATCACTTCCCCTCTTCTGCCTATGTCTCCATGCCTATGAACATAGATGACAGAGGGAACAATGCTTTTTGATACATCAGCTTGAAGTCATGCTGCAGCCAGTTACAAGGGAGGCTCTCTTTTGAGTTCAGAGGCAAAAGAGAAACTGCCCCTCTCCGGATCTGGTGACCAGATTTCACTTTCCTATGCACGCCAAATAAACTACTTCACACCACTGAGTGAATGACAAACTAGCATTTCCCCTTTACTGGTTTCCTATCTCCATCCTTCCATTCTCCATCTTCCCACAGAACTCCCACTGGGTTCAACTACTGAGTTGAAGCACTTCCTTGCAGCACTTTACCAGCAGGAGTGTCTGGCTCATGCACGGACTCGCATGCACAGCTCTTCTGGAGCTGCTTCAACTCCACATACTGAGTACACTGGCAAACTATTAGTAGCAATTATTGCCATTAAGTTATTTGTAGCAACTTTGAAGTGGGTAATACTATTTGTTTTCATacaatttctgtttctttgaatTCAGAATCGTGGATCCACATCTTCCAAGTCCTGCAGCATCCTTTTCTATTGGATTTAGGTATAAAGTTTATAAACTCTAGATGCTCCAGCTAGCAGAGTCCCGGCTCTTCCCACCGGCGGCAGCCCCGAGAGCGCTGCGCCAGGGCCTCAGCCGGGCCGGGGATGGGGGCCGGGGCAGGGAGCGGCTCCGGGGCTGGGCGGGGGTGATGGTCGGTACAGTGGGTACCCCGGCGCGGCGGTGAAAGGCCGGcgggacaggggcaggggcaggggcaggggcaggggcaggggcaggggcaggggcaggtgCGCAGCGGGCGGCGGTGGCCGCCGGCGCTGCTGACGGTGCTGCCCGGGGATTATCGGCGGGCGCCGGTCGGCCCCGCTTTTGCTGCGCCCGCTGCCGGCCCGAGGGCGGGGGCCCGCCCGGGGACAAAGGGCGGAGCGAGCCAGGGCCGGGGTCGGGGTCGGGGCCTGGGCGGGCTCCGgctccggccgccgccgcccacACAGGGCACCTTTCCCAGCCATGTCCCCCAACTACATCCGGAGCTTCTCGGAGGGATGTGTGAGTACGCGGGGCGCGCCCCCGGCCCCACCGGAGCCGGGGGTCCGGCCCCAAACCGCGCACGGGCCAGCGGGGCCGCCCGCCCCCTGCGCTCCCGGGCCGGGCACGGCGGGGCAGGCGGCCGGAGCGGGCTGACATTGCCCCTTTGGGGAAGCTGAACTTTAATTTGCGGGAATAAGTATGGTTCTAAGCATGGTTAGGTTTGATGGTGGCACGGCGGTCCGTGCTTTGCTATCACCTGACATCATGTGAATGAATCAGTACAACAGCAAAACGAATAGCCTTTGGGTCGAAGCGCTCAGCTCCGTCTGGCGCCTTCTGCAGCAGCGGAATACAGATAAAGGCAGTGAAACAAATGAACTGGCAAGTGCTAGACAAATTGACATTTATATAAAGTTAGGAGGAACAATAAAGTGTTGTAAGAACATTATTTTGTTAGAGAGCTACTGCACCCTTCATAGGCAAACTGTCTCCTTTAAAACaagtagaataaaataaatattctggaTAATGAAAAAGAGCAAGTAGACCTCCAACAATAACActgttcatttttgttttttatgttGAATGAACCCTCTGATTTGCAGCTCAGGCCGCCAACAGTAATTGGACAATTCCACACTCTTTTTTTTGGCTCAATTCGAATGTTTTTCCTTGGTGTTTTGGGCTTTGCTGTTTATGGAAATGAGGCCTTGCATTTCAGCTGTGACCCAGACAAGAGAGAGGTTAATCTTTTCTGTTACAACCAGTTCAGACCTATAACTCCTCAGGTAAttatctttttctgttttttttttttttcatggtaaaAATCCAATGTAAAGCAAGTAACCTGCAAAAATTAAAGCATGACTGTTCCATATAAGTACTAACTGACTGGGCTAATTATCactaggtttttttttgtttgtttgtttgtttttttaattaatattttccttttaatatccCTTTAGCTGTGACTAAATACGGAGCTGTGTTTCCTGTCCTTCAAAATAATACTCATGTTTCAGAACCCAACTAAACTTTTCAAATCAAAACATAACTGCTTTTTACCTTTTCTGTCATCTAAGCTTTTATACATTTGATCTATATTAAAAACAGACTTGCAAAATGTTCCAATATGCATGTGCTCTAGCTGTTCCAAAGCAGTTGTAAATGATCTGACAGGTACATTTCTGCTACATTTTAGGTATTCTGGGCATTACAGCTGGTGATTGTACTGGTACCTGGAGCATTTTTTCACCTTTATGCTGCTTGTAAGAGCATCAAACAGGAAGATATTCTCCAGAAGTCATCCTACACTGGTTTTTAtatcttctctgttttcttaaGGATTGTCCTTGAAGTTGTGGCTTTTTGGCTTCAGATTCAGCTCTTTGGTTTCAAAGTGAATGCAATCTACATGTGTGATGTGGGAGCACTTGATAAAAAGTTTAACATTACCCGATGCATGGTGCCAGAACACTTTGAAAAGACAATCTTTCTTATTGCAATGTACACATTTACTGTGATTACAGTGATCTTGTGTGTTGCTGAAATTTTTGAGATCTCATGTAGAAGGCTAGGTTTCTTAAAAACTCAGTGATGTCAACTCACACTCATTTACTGCTCTGTCCACCTGCAGTTTTCTAACAATGGTTTcaaaccacagcagaaaaacaTCTCCTGTCCTCtatgctgtgctgcagaagagAACCACACTCATGATTACTGAGGCAGAATAGTCACTTGACATAAACTGCTCATCTAAAAACTTGCACACTATGAGAACAATATCTGTTTCCATGTCAAGGTCAAAGCCACTAAGATCTCCAAGAGCAATATATTTTCATGACCTGCCACCTCTGATAGTTCTGCCTCCAGAGGAGTGTCTGCTTGTGAGGAGACGGTTATTTGTAAACACATTTCTATTCACAGCTTTCTGAACACATGCTATCTGAGTTAATAAGGTCACTGCCCTTCTAGGAAAAATTATTGCAAATTTTTTACATGTTCTTATAGCTTGAGAATTGAACAATAATAGTGGATACTCTCTGGGTACCAGAAAGCATTCAAGCATCTTCCCAAGAAGTGCCACAGAGATGCAACCTGCAACTCAGTCACCAGGGGCAGAGACTCCTAGTTAGGCTGTGGTGACAACATATCCATGGATACCAGCTTGTTTTGCAGAGGCTCAGCTACTGTCACCTGCTGGCTCAGAATCTccttttaaaagtgaaagagTACCAAGGTATTCCTTGTGCTGACTGAACAGCCTAATTATGTTTTGGCTTACCATGTAGGTTTTTACCAATTTAGTATGATCACAttttgaaggaggaaaagggcTTTTTACCAATTTTGCATAAGCAGCTTCAAAGtgtcaaaataaaatcttgGAGAAAAGCCTTTCCTAGGCCCAATCATGATttgtttttaatgcatttttcttgtGTGTGACTGCAGAATTGGGCCCACagaattttctgctgtttgtgtCACATCTAACTTTTTCTTGCTCTGACTAAATCTGCTAGAATAACAGTGAAAAAAGAACTCTGCATAGTAAAATTATTCTATGCATGAAGTGTATTGGGTTAGGTTAGGTCTTCAACTTTTTATAGGCATCAGATGTTTTTGTGTGCAACAGCTTCTTCTTAAGGTCTAATAAACATATTAAATTTAGAAGTGGTTTCCTTGTGCTGAAGTGagataaaggaaagaaaacagattccAGAatcagaaagaaaggaggaggtAGTTTCCTGTATAAAATATCTACAAATAGCTATAATAACAATCAACCgttttccatctgtttttcaAACATAAAAAGCTGAGATCCTGATAACAGAATCTGggatttcagaaatatttcgaaaatcctggaaaaaatctTACCAACTGTTTTACCACCAAGTGTTAGTTAATTAGTCCAAAGCACAGTTGAATTATCATAGCCTTGTAATTCTCACCCACAAAAGGAAACCTgctaaataaatgaaatagCAAGTTTTAGGTGTCTTGGATTTGATTGAATCTGGGCCATTTAAAACAAAGTGGGCTACAACTAGATGTTtagtttttttaatgtggtgATCAAGAACAAAACAATATATTTCAATACATTTGgtatattattttttccctatggAAATAAGTTATATGTTGTCTTAAATAAATGTCAGATGTATGCAATATTAGACTAGTTATTTGACATTTGCAAGCATtgcaagtgaaataaaaatcactgtACTAACTTCTTGTTTACATAATATGCCATGTTCTTTCGCTGATATATGTCTAATTTTTCACTGTATATGTCAATATCCATCTGGAATTATTCTTTCCAATTGAAACTTGTAATCtcaggtaaaaaaaatt
Coding sequences within it:
- the GJE1 gene encoding putative gap junction epsilon-1 protein, whose product is MSPNYIRSFSEGCLRPPTVIGQFHTLFFGSIRMFFLGVLGFAVYGNEALHFSCDPDKREVNLFCYNQFRPITPQVFWALQLVIVLVPGAFFHLYAACKSIKQEDILQKSSYTGFYIFSVFLRIVLEVVAFWLQIQLFGFKVNAIYMCDVGALDKKFNITRCMVPEHFEKTIFLIAMYTFTVITVILCVAEIFEISCRRLGFLKTQ